One window of Marinobacterium aestuarii genomic DNA carries:
- a CDS encoding heme lyase CcmF/NrfE family subunit has product MIPELGEYALILALCMSVLLAVVPMVGASTNNLLWMGYARPLARGQFLFLTISMACLIYAFLTDDFSVAYVAGNSNTLLPSYFKFSAVWGGHEGSLLLWVLILGGWTWAVAAKSRDLPLEILARVLGVMGMISVGFLLFTLLTSSPFERLLPGFPLEGSDLNPLLQDIGLIIHPPMLYMGYVGFSVAFAFAIAALLSGRLDAAWARWSRPWTVMAWAFLTLGIGLGSWWAYYELGWGGWWFWDPVENASFMPWLVGTALVHSLAVTEKRGVFKSWTVLLAIFAFSLSLLGTFLVRSGVLTSVHAFATDPERGFFVLALLGISIGGSLLLYALRAAHVKSDSSFALLSRETMLLVNNIVLVVVCLMVLLGTLYPLLIDALGMGKISVGPPYFNSLFVPLMSLLVLFMSVGTVSRWKQSQAKQISLVLWLPAVLAILCGIATPLLMDGSFNLVAAAAMALAYWVFFSQLRDLYAKVRSKRRLRDGLRSLSRSYCGMVVAHTGIAAVVVGVTMVSLYSEAQDLRMAPGDKVEFGQYSFIFDGVREQQGPNYVSDMARIRVLKNGEAYSEMFPEKRFYKARGSVMTEAAIDGCLFRDLYVAMGESLGDGAWAVRVQHKPFVRWLWLGGLLMTLGGLLAATDPRYRKQARRKAPVAA; this is encoded by the coding sequence GCATGGCCTGCCTGATTTATGCCTTTCTGACCGATGATTTTTCGGTGGCCTATGTGGCGGGCAACTCCAACACCCTGCTGCCGAGCTACTTCAAGTTCAGTGCGGTCTGGGGCGGGCACGAAGGTTCGCTGCTGCTGTGGGTGCTGATCCTGGGGGGCTGGACCTGGGCGGTGGCTGCCAAGAGTCGCGATTTGCCGCTGGAAATTCTTGCCCGCGTACTGGGTGTAATGGGCATGATCTCGGTGGGCTTTCTGCTGTTCACTCTGCTGACCTCGAGCCCGTTCGAGCGCCTGTTGCCAGGCTTCCCGCTTGAGGGCAGTGACCTTAACCCGCTGCTGCAGGATATAGGTCTGATCATCCACCCACCGATGCTCTATATGGGCTATGTCGGCTTCTCAGTGGCCTTTGCCTTTGCCATAGCGGCACTGCTGAGCGGTCGGCTGGATGCCGCCTGGGCGCGCTGGTCGCGACCCTGGACCGTCATGGCCTGGGCCTTTCTGACCCTGGGTATTGGCCTGGGCAGCTGGTGGGCCTATTACGAGCTTGGCTGGGGCGGCTGGTGGTTCTGGGATCCGGTCGAAAACGCCTCCTTCATGCCCTGGCTGGTGGGTACGGCTCTGGTACACAGCCTGGCGGTGACGGAAAAGCGCGGTGTCTTCAAAAGCTGGACGGTGTTGCTGGCCATCTTTGCGTTCTCGTTGAGCCTGCTGGGTACTTTCCTGGTGCGCTCCGGCGTGCTGACCTCGGTCCACGCCTTCGCCACGGACCCCGAGCGTGGCTTCTTCGTGCTGGCGCTGCTGGGCATTTCCATCGGTGGTTCGCTGCTGCTGTATGCGCTGCGGGCGGCTCATGTGAAGAGCGATTCAAGCTTTGCGCTGCTGTCCCGGGAAACCATGCTGCTGGTCAATAACATTGTGCTGGTCGTGGTCTGTCTGATGGTGCTGCTGGGCACGCTTTATCCGTTGCTGATCGATGCCCTGGGCATGGGCAAGATTTCGGTCGGACCACCGTACTTCAACAGCCTGTTTGTGCCGCTGATGTCGCTGCTGGTGCTGTTTATGAGCGTGGGTACCGTATCGCGCTGGAAGCAAAGCCAGGCTAAGCAGATCTCCCTGGTGCTCTGGCTGCCGGCCGTGCTGGCGATTCTGTGCGGCATTGCCACCCCCTTGCTGATGGATGGCAGCTTCAATTTGGTGGCGGCCGCGGCTATGGCGCTGGCCTACTGGGTATTCTTCAGCCAGCTGCGTGATCTGTACGCCAAGGTGCGCAGCAAGCGCCGCTTGCGCGATGGCCTGCGCAGTCTGTCACGCAGCTATTGCGGCATGGTCGTGGCCCATACTGGCATCGCCGCCGTAGTGGTGGGCGTTACCATGGTGTCGCTCTACAGCGAAGCCCAGGATCTGCGCATGGCGCCGGGTGACAAGGTCGAGTTCGGCCAGTATTCCTTCATCTTTGATGGTGTGCGCGAGCAGCAGGGTCCGAACTATGTATCGGACATGGCCCGCATCCGGGTACTGAAAAACGGCGAAGCCTATAGTGAAATGTTCCCGGAGAAGCGCTTTTACAAGGCACGGGGCAGTGTCATGACGGAGGCTGCCATCGATGGCTGTCTTTTCCGCGACCTTTATGTGGCCATGGGTGAGTCCCTGGGTGATGGTGCCTGGGCTGTGCGCGTGCAGCACAAACCCTTTGTGCGCTGGCTCTGGCTGGGCGGTCTGCTGATGACCCTCGGAGGCCTGCTGGCCGCAACAGACCCGCGTTATCGCAAACAGGCGCGCCGCAAGGCGCCTGTCGCGGCCTGA
- a CDS encoding cytochrome c-type biogenesis protein encodes MRHLLIALLLWLPLTALAAIDSFEFSDEATRERFYSLTAELRCPKCQNQNIADSNSPIAQDLRNEIHRMLQQGDSDQDIVDFMVARYGEFVLYRPRVTAQTLVLWYGPFGLLAIGALVVLVMTRRRKKAPRPGVSASSEPGPLEPVEPLSDAERQRLDELLKQDEK; translated from the coding sequence ATGAGGCATCTGTTAATCGCGTTGCTGCTCTGGTTGCCGCTGACGGCTCTGGCTGCCATCGACAGTTTCGAGTTCAGCGATGAGGCGACCCGGGAGCGTTTTTACAGTCTGACCGCCGAACTGCGCTGCCCCAAATGTCAGAACCAGAATATCGCCGACTCCAACTCGCCCATTGCCCAGGATCTGCGTAACGAGATTCACCGCATGCTGCAACAGGGTGATTCGGATCAGGACATCGTCGACTTCATGGTGGCGCGCTATGGCGAGTTTGTACTCTATCGCCCGCGTGTCACCGCCCAGACGCTGGTGCTCTGGTATGGCCCCTTTGGCCTGCTGGCCATAGGGGCGCTGGTCGTACTGGTCATGACACGCAGGCGCAAAAAAGCGCCTCGCCCGGGTGTCTCTGCGAGCTCGGAGCCGGGCCCGCTTGAGCCGGTGGAGCCTTTGTCGGACGCCGAGCGGCAGCGGTTGGATGAATTGCTTAAACAGGATGAGAAATAA